GGTCTGACCGAACAGGGTTACACCGTGGACTGCGCTCGCGATGGCGTCGAGGGCCTGCACCTGGCACTGGAATGCGATTATGCGGTGATCGTTCTCGATGTCATGTTGCCGGGCCTCGATGGCTTTGGCGTGCTGCGCGCCTTGCGTGCGCGCAAACAGACTCCGGTGATCATGCTCACCGCCCGCGAACGCGTTGAAGATCGCATCAAGGGCCTGCGCGACGGCGCCGACGATTACCTCGGCAAACCGTTTTCTTTCCTCGAACTGGTCGCCCGCCTGCAAGCGCTGACTCGCCGCAGCGGCGGCCATGAGCCGGTGCAACTGAGCATCGCCGACTTGTGGATCGATCTGATCAGCCGTAAAGCCACCCGC
This window of the Pseudomonas fluorescens genome carries:
- a CDS encoding heavy metal response regulator transcription factor translates to MRVLIIEDEEKTADYLHRGLTEQGYTVDCARDGVEGLHLALECDYAVIVLDVMLPGLDGFGVLRALRARKQTPVIMLTARERVEDRIKGLRDGADDYLGKPFSFLELVARLQALTRRSGGHEPVQLSIADLWIDLISRKATRAGARLDLTAKEFSLLSVLARRQGEILSKTAIAEMVWDINFDSDANVVEVAIKRLRAKLDGPFDEKLLHTIRGMGYVLESRGVQ